The window CGGCAAGATCGATTACGGCTCGGGCGGCCTCGGTAGCCCGCAGCATCTGGCGATGGAGCTGTTTGCCGCGAACGCCGGCATCAAACTGACTCACGTTCCCTATCGCGGCGCCACACAGGCCGCGACCGATGTGGCGGCCGGACAAATCCCGGTGGCCTTCCAGGGGCTCGGCACGGTGATGTCGCTGGTGCAGGGTGGCCAGGTCAAGCTGATCGGCGTCACCACCCAAAAGCGGCTGACGCAATTTCCCGATGTGCCGACAGTGTCGGAATCCGGCTTGCCGGGTTTTCTGTTCAATTCCTGGTTCGCCATGCTCGCCCCGGCGGGGACACCGGCGCCGATCATCACGCGGCTCAACGACGAAGTCCGCAAGGCGCTGGCCGATCCGGACGTGCAGCGCCGGCTTGAAGAGCAGGGCCTCGTGCTGCGGGGAAGCTCGGCGGAGGAACTGCGCAACCTGACGCGGGATCAGTTCGCCAAATACGCCAAGCTGATCCAGGAGGCCGGCATCTCGGTTAAATGATGCCGGGCGAGAGCGCGATGCATTTGGCATCGCGCTTGATCGTGTGGGAGATTTCTATTCTCAGATCCGCTCGGAATCGATCGAACGGGTATCTCCGGTCGCGACAATGGTACGCGTCGCATCGACGGACGCATAGGTCCAGAAAATCCGCAGCTTGCCGGTGCTGGATGCGTTGATGAAACGGTGCGGCACGTTTGCCGGCACCCAGGTGGTGTCGTTGGCGCTCATGCGATGTTGCACGCCGTCGAGCTCGGCGATCGCGTCGCCCTCCAGCACCAGCACGCTTTCCTCGCAATTGTGGGTGTGCAGCGGGATCGCAGCCTCGGGACCGAACTCGGTGATGCCGTTGAGCAGGCTGGTCGAACCAACGGCTCGGGTCACGAGCGGAATGGTGCGCGCGCCGCCGCCGCGCTCGTGAGGTTTGATCTCGCTCGGGCGCAGGACGCGGCCCTCAACCTTGGTCGCAGTCGTCATAGTCTCGGTCCTCTTGCTCTTCTTGTTGGTGACGGTCGCATCGACAGCTGCCACGGCGAGCGCTGTTCGGCATCTCGGGGAGGAGATGACGAACCATAACACCTTCGTCGTGTGTCTCGTCGACCGTCAGATGATCGGCCACCGTCTTGGCGCCTTGCCAGCGCCAGGCCGCCACGGCTGCGACCTTTCGGCGCTGTCCGTCCCAGGTTTCCGTCAAATTCGTAAACGGATCCAAAGTGTTGGCAGCGACGGGGCAGTACGACTGACCGGTTCAACTTTTCGCGACTGGGGCTCATGTCGCCGGAGTCCTGCCTACATCTTCCAGTGAGGTAAGAACGCGGTCTGAAGAGGTCGCTGCGCGCTTGAACCAAATGCAAGGTCGCAGGAACACATGAATAGCAGTGGCGTTTTCTTACCGGACCGACACCGTTCGCGTTGATGCCAAAACCGAGCGGCGCGCCGGCAATCGCCGGTGCAAGCGATGCGGGCCTGCAGTGATGCTGGCGTTCGACACGTGACGACGGGTATCGGGTTATGTTGTTCATGTACGTGGCGGCAGGGCGTTTTCGCCGAACTTTTTGGCAACAGCATACTAATGAATCACGCGGTTGCACAATTCGTGTATTGCCGAAGGATGCTCCCCGGGTGTCCAATCGGTCTAATGCGCTGCTGATTCGCGAGAGATTATGCAGCTTTAGTGACCGCTGCATAACGTCGCCGATTAGCATGCCGACTGACGGGGCATAGGAGACGGGGTCATGTACAACGATTCTCTGTTCAATGCATTTGCGCGCTCGTTCGAAGCGCGCAGTGAAGCTGACATGTCGATGGCGGAATATCTGGAGTCGTGCAGAGACGACCCGATGCGATACGCCAATGCGGCGGAACGAATACTTGCCGCGATCGGCGAACCACAGATGATAGACACGGCCAAGGACTCCCGCCTTGGCCGAATTTTTTTGAACCGCACCATGCGGGTCTATCCTGCTTTCGCGGGCTTCCACGGGATGGAAGAGACAATCGAGCGGATCGTGTCGTTCTTCCGACATGCCGCGCAGGGGCTGGAAGAGCGCAAGCAGATTCTCTACCTGCTCGGGCCGGTCGGCGGCGGCAAGTCGTCGCTCGCCGAACGCCTGAAGTCATTGATGGAGATGCATCCAATCTATGTGCTGAAGGCCGGCGATGAACTCAGTCCGGTGTTCGAAAGCCCGCTCAGCCTGTTCGATCCGGACACGCTGGGATCGGTGATCGAGGAGCGCTACGGCATTCCGCGGCGGCGTCTCAGCGGGTTGATGAGCCCCTGGTGCTACAAGCGGCTCGAAGCCTTTGGCGGCGATATCTCTCGCTTCCGGGTCGCGAAAATCCAGCCGT is drawn from Bradyrhizobium prioriisuperbiae and contains these coding sequences:
- a CDS encoding cupin domain-containing protein, coding for MTTATKVEGRVLRPSEIKPHERGGGARTIPLVTRAVGSTSLLNGITEFGPEAAIPLHTHNCEESVLVLEGDAIAELDGVQHRMSANDTTWVPANVPHRFINASSTGKLRIFWTYASVDATRTIVATGDTRSIDSERI
- a CDS encoding tripartite tricarboxylate transporter substrate binding protein, whose product is MNFRRSIISTFALLVLTGAAHAQANYPNQPIKMIIPLAAASAVDVAARIVTQKMSENMGQQIVILNQPGASGMIGAEQLARATPDGYTIGGFNDSIMTMVPNLQPVKWDILKDFEPISLVATVEWGLIAYPQSGFKSAADLIAGAKAAPGKIDYGSGGLGSPQHLAMELFAANAGIKLTHVPYRGATQAATDVAAGQIPVAFQGLGTVMSLVQGGQVKLIGVTTQKRLTQFPDVPTVSESGLPGFLFNSWFAMLAPAGTPAPIITRLNDEVRKALADPDVQRRLEEQGLVLRGSSAEELRNLTRDQFAKYAKLIQEAGISVK